One genomic segment of Methanothermococcus okinawensis IH1 includes these proteins:
- a CDS encoding selenium metabolism-associated LysR family transcriptional regulator: MDPKISYFKTFISATKTKSFSKAAKKLGVTQGTVSNHISALEKYFDAQLFLRTPEGVDLTPEGKILYEKAEKILDHINDAKQYMRILHEHPEGIVRIAASTTPGEHLLPSIISEYKKEFKDVDFNIEITDSEKCFKLLETGAVDIIAVGNIYDKSYENVVIGKDRLVLIVPPNHHLAKKGVAKLSDILKEDYIDREAGSGTREILMKALMDKGYSMMDLHIIMSLGSHSSIITAVSEGYGVSIVSEIPAKKAAEAGLVKIVPIEDLDLTRYLYLVKGRKPRNPSAVKSFWDFVNK; encoded by the coding sequence ATGGACCCAAAAATAAGTTATTTCAAAACATTTATATCTGCTACGAAAACAAAAAGTTTTTCAAAAGCTGCAAAAAAATTAGGAGTTACCCAAGGAACTGTAAGTAATCATATATCAGCTCTTGAAAAGTATTTTGATGCCCAATTATTTTTAAGAACGCCAGAAGGTGTGGATTTAACTCCTGAGGGAAAGATATTATATGAAAAAGCTGAAAAAATATTAGACCATATAAACGATGCAAAACAATATATGAGAATACTTCACGAACATCCTGAGGGCATTGTAAGGATTGCTGCAAGCACAACGCCAGGAGAACATTTACTACCCAGCATTATAAGTGAATATAAAAAAGAATTTAAGGATGTAGATTTCAATATAGAGATAACAGACTCAGAAAAGTGTTTTAAACTACTCGAAACAGGTGCAGTAGATATTATTGCAGTTGGAAACATTTATGATAAAAGTTATGAAAATGTAGTCATAGGTAAGGATAGGTTAGTATTGATAGTGCCACCAAACCATCATTTAGCAAAAAAAGGCGTGGCAAAACTCTCAGATATTTTAAAAGAAGATTATATAGATAGGGAAGCTGGTTCAGGAACACGAGAGATATTGATGAAGGCATTAATGGATAAAGGTTATTCAATGATGGATTTACACATAATAATGAGTTTAGGTAGCCATTCTTCAATAATTACTGCGGTTTCAGAAGGATATGGTGTAAGTATAGTATCAGAAATCCCAGCAAAAAAAGCTGCAGAAGCAGGACTGGTAAAAATCGTTCCAATTGAAGATTTAGACTTAACAAGATATTTATATCTGGTTAAAGGTAGAAAACCAAGAAACCCTAGTGCTGTAAAATCTTTTTGGGATTTTGTAAATAAATAA
- a CDS encoding FIST N-terminal domain-containing protein has product MYSIHKEIRVPFKDGMEIARELKSKIKNPSLTILLTSIADKEDIEELINGLKTQMDVSNLIGCTTAGEFSKKGYINQNGVLLIAFDETCKVAIGHKKVEGNPINVGTSLAEDIKEKLKIKYPKINIDEKFLGFVFHDWNADNEDGIINGLAERLSFPIIGGTAGDNLKFNRTYQIYQDKVLSGHVLLGVISHRKRFEILYGHGYEPTECYARITKAKGKKIYELDGKPAYKVYREMISKISGIPEEHLIKYTPHDFKNLDFTILYPLGVQDAYGNYRILFLNNVDNDYLEFKHGVNEGAFLILMKTTPEKTINSLHQEISKLKNFKKPFIFIAECICREFIKNPQYSSELVSKDFKKLFINNKSYNSNNKNIINNCIGFLSYGESIVKDILRFHNTLTFVGVAFDLEGDEDNINWKKALRYFEFSEDEVSIISELINSRLSARELLNRLDISQTKLYGTLNHLEEKGIIKSDGKKPKTYYIGNIKEILEKKHIELESQHRFKKEKREYILSML; this is encoded by the coding sequence ATGTATTCCATTCACAAAGAAATTAGAGTACCATTTAAAGATGGTATGGAAATTGCAAGAGAATTAAAAAGTAAAATAAAAAATCCATCACTGACCATATTATTAACATCCATCGCTGACAAAGAGGATATAGAAGAATTAATAAATGGGTTAAAAACACAAATGGATGTTAGTAATTTAATAGGTTGCACCACAGCAGGAGAATTTTCAAAGAAAGGATATATCAATCAAAATGGTGTTTTATTGATAGCCTTTGACGAAACCTGTAAGGTAGCAATAGGGCATAAAAAAGTTGAGGGAAATCCAATAAATGTTGGCACTTCCTTAGCGGAAGATATAAAAGAAAAATTAAAAATTAAATACCCAAAGATAAACATAGACGAAAAATTTTTAGGATTTGTATTTCATGATTGGAATGCAGATAATGAAGATGGCATTATAAATGGTTTAGCGGAAAGGCTTTCATTCCCCATTATTGGGGGAACTGCAGGTGATAATTTAAAATTCAATAGAACATATCAAATATACCAGGATAAGGTATTATCAGGCCATGTTTTATTGGGTGTAATCTCTCATAGAAAAAGATTTGAAATATTGTATGGTCATGGATATGAACCAACAGAATGTTATGCAAGAATAACAAAGGCCAAAGGAAAGAAAATTTATGAACTAGATGGAAAACCAGCATATAAAGTATATCGAGAAATGATAAGCAAAATTTCAGGAATCCCTGAGGAACACCTTATAAAATATACTCCTCATGATTTTAAAAATCTTGATTTTACAATATTATATCCTTTGGGAGTTCAAGATGCCTATGGGAATTATAGAATTTTATTTTTAAATAATGTAGATAATGACTATCTTGAATTCAAACATGGGGTAAATGAAGGGGCATTCTTAATTCTAATGAAAACAACTCCTGAAAAAACTATAAATTCATTACATCAAGAGATTTCTAAACTAAAAAATTTCAAGAAACCGTTTATATTTATTGCTGAATGTATATGTAGGGAATTTATAAAAAATCCACAATATAGTAGTGAATTAGTTTCAAAAGATTTTAAAAAATTATTTATTAATAATAAATCATACAATTCGAATAATAAAAATATTATAAATAATTGCATAGGATTTCTGAGTTATGGAGAAAGCATTGTAAAAGATATTTTAAGATTTCACAACACTTTAACATTTGTTGGAGTAGCCTTTGATTTAGAAGGTGATGAGGATAATATTAACTGGAAAAAAGCCTTGCGATATTTTGAATTTTCTGAGGATGAGGTCAGTATCATATCTGAGTTAATAAATTCAAGGCTAAGTGCTAGGGAATTGTTGAATAGATTGGATATTTCCCAAACAAAATTATATGGTACATTGAATCATTTGGAGGAGAAAGGAATAATAAAATCTGATGGCAAAAAACCAAAAACATACTATATAGGCAATATAAAAGAAATTTTGGAAAAGAAACATATCGAACTGGAAAGCCAGCACAGATTTAAAAAAGAGAAAAGGGAATATATATTATCTATGTTGTAA
- a CDS encoding helix-turn-helix domain-containing protein, with translation MAKLMIKTPCSTFTLESIMCCMFGIKTFDVAVYFSLLKKGASNVNDIAELLNRDRSTVQRAVQNLVNAGLVKRKQINLKEGGYFYKYEAIPFSEVKEIIKCTMEKWCNEVKKWIDEVNEEDLENIVKEML, from the coding sequence GTGGCTAAATTGATGATTAAAACACCCTGTTCTACATTTACATTGGAGAGTATAATGTGTTGTATGTTTGGTATTAAGACATTTGATGTGGCAGTATATTTCTCACTGTTAAAAAAAGGTGCATCGAATGTTAATGATATAGCAGAATTACTTAACAGAGATAGAAGCACTGTTCAAAGAGCAGTTCAAAACTTGGTAAATGCAGGTCTTGTAAAAAGAAAACAGATAAATCTTAAAGAAGGAGGGTATTTTTATAAATACGAAGCAATTCCTTTTTCAGAAGTAAAAGAAATTATAAAATGCACCATGGAAAAATGGTGTAATGAAGTTAAGAAATGGATTGATGAAGTTAATGAAGAAGATTTGGAGAATATTGTTAAGGAAATGCTTTAA
- a CDS encoding DUF126 domain-containing protein: MELKGRSISKGQVEAEVIVSKAPISFLGGVNEDGIITDKENELYGQSIRDKIFVFPTGKGSTVGSYVIYGLAKKGILKGIINKECEPIVATGAILGKIPMVDNIDISNIKTGDRVLIDGNKGIVKVFKN; the protein is encoded by the coding sequence ATTGAATTAAAGGGAAGAAGTATATCAAAGGGACAGGTTGAAGCTGAGGTTATTGTTTCAAAAGCTCCAATATCGTTTTTAGGTGGTGTAAATGAGGACGGTATCATCACCGATAAGGAAAATGAATTATACGGACAAAGTATAAGGGATAAAATATTTGTTTTTCCAACAGGTAAAGGAAGCACTGTGGGTTCTTATGTGATATACGGGCTTGCAAAAAAAGGTATTTTAAAAGGCATAATAAACAAGGAATGCGAACCAATTGTAGCCACTGGTGCAATACTTGGAAAAATTCCAATGGTAGATAATATCGACATAAGTAATATAAAAACTGGCGATAGGGTTTTAATTGATGGAAATAAAGGAATAGTTAAGGTTTTTAAAAATTAA
- a CDS encoding CBS domain-containing protein has protein sequence MKVKEAMNPMVYKISKNESLYKAFKLMKDKGIKRIFVEDNGKSGKIIGVISYRDLVNIIMNKSISELLNINGKIGNIATKEILKINENDDIKDAAKIMVHADITALLVVDNNGACVGVISQTDILRVIVKNNL, from the coding sequence ATGAAAGTAAAAGAAGCTATGAACCCTATGGTATATAAAATAAGTAAAAACGAATCATTATATAAGGCATTTAAATTAATGAAGGATAAAGGAATTAAAAGAATTTTTGTGGAAGATAATGGTAAAAGCGGTAAAATTATAGGTGTTATAAGTTATAGGGATTTGGTAAATATAATAATGAATAAAAGCATATCTGAATTACTAAATATAAATGGCAAAATTGGAAATATTGCTACAAAAGAAATTTTAAAGATAAATGAAAACGATGACATAAAAGATGCAGCTAAAATAATGGTTCATGCCGATATAACCGCTCTCCTTGTTGTGGATAACAATGGCGCCTGCGTTGGTGTAATCTCTCAAACTGATATTTTAAGGGTAATTGTTAAGAATAACCTATAA
- a CDS encoding roadblock/LC7 domain-containing protein, which produces MIDRILSDLNKTEGIKGSMVVGKDGLVIASQIPSGIDIELIGAMASAAYGSAERTASEINQGALQQMMIEGEYGKTLMTDAGEGILVVLTDAKVNLGLIRIAMKRSTEKVKSAL; this is translated from the coding sequence ATGATAGACAGAATATTGTCAGACTTAAACAAAACCGAAGGTATAAAAGGCTCAATGGTTGTAGGTAAGGATGGACTTGTAATTGCATCTCAAATACCCTCAGGCATAGATATAGAATTAATTGGTGCTATGGCATCAGCAGCCTATGGTTCTGCTGAAAGAACAGCATCAGAGATAAATCAAGGAGCTCTACAACAGATGATGATTGAAGGGGAATATGGGAAAACATTAATGACTGATGCAGGGGAAGGTATTTTAGTTGTTTTAACTGATGCCAAAGTAAATTTAGGTTTGATTAGGATAGCCATGAAGAGAAGCACTGAAAAGGTTAAAAGTGCATTATAA
- the selD gene encoding selenide, water dikinase SelD: MNKINNPSKKDITNIKLTEMVKLHGUACKLPNTELEFLVKGIVSEDDLKKAYVGLGDDAAVIIRNNMAIAKTVDVFTPIVDDPYLQGKIAACNSTSDIYAMGLLDVIGVLVIMGIPETLPIEIPKEILRGFQDFCRENETTIIGGHTILNPWPLIGGTVTGVGKKEDVLTKSNAKEGDTLILTKPLGTQTAMALSRISPEYEDLIDIEKSEKDKIINKAIELMTSSNRKPLLALRELEEEIGKKIAHAMTDITGFGILGHGNEMAEQSSVEIEINTLPIIKGIGELAPLFGHALLKGYGAETAGGLFISTESEYAQDLMEKLHKHGCYAFEVGKVKKSSGVGKAYLSKDAKILEV; encoded by the coding sequence ATGAATAAAATAAATAATCCATCAAAAAAAGATATAACCAATATAAAACTCACTGAAATGGTTAAACTTCACGGATGAGCATGCAAACTTCCCAACACCGAATTAGAATTTTTAGTAAAAGGAATTGTATCAGAAGATGATTTAAAAAAAGCCTATGTCGGATTAGGTGATGATGCCGCAGTAATTATCAGAAACAATATGGCAATAGCAAAAACCGTCGATGTATTTACACCAATAGTTGATGACCCCTATTTGCAGGGAAAGATTGCAGCATGTAATTCCACGAGTGATATATACGCCATGGGGCTATTGGATGTAATAGGTGTATTGGTAATTATGGGCATTCCAGAAACCCTTCCAATAGAAATTCCAAAAGAAATATTGCGGGGATTCCAAGACTTTTGCAGAGAAAATGAAACAACCATTATAGGCGGACACACAATTTTAAATCCATGGCCTTTAATAGGTGGTACTGTAACAGGAGTTGGAAAGAAAGAAGATGTTTTAACGAAAAGTAATGCAAAGGAAGGAGATACCCTAATACTAACAAAACCACTTGGCACTCAAACGGCAATGGCATTATCACGAATAAGTCCTGAATATGAAGATTTAATAGATATTGAAAAATCGGAAAAAGATAAGATAATAAATAAAGCTATTGAATTGATGACTTCATCCAATAGAAAACCACTTTTAGCACTTCGAGAACTTGAAGAAGAGATTGGTAAAAAAATAGCCCATGCCATGACTGATATTACAGGTTTTGGTATTTTAGGACATGGCAATGAGATGGCAGAACAGAGCTCTGTTGAAATTGAAATTAATACACTTCCAATAATTAAAGGAATTGGTGAATTAGCCCCATTATTTGGACATGCCCTGTTAAAAGGATATGGTGCTGAGACTGCTGGTGGATTGTTTATTTCCACAGAATCAGAATATGCTCAGGATTTAATGGAAAAACTTCATAAACATGGATGTTATGCATTTGAAGTTGGGAAGGTTAAAAAATCAAGCGGTGTTGGGAAGGCTTATTTAAGTAAAGATGCGAAAATTTTAGAGGTTTAA
- a CDS encoding 30S ribosomal protein S27e, which yields MALVQKPRSRFLRIQCPDCGTEQIIFGCPATVVKCITCGKTLAEPKASKGLIKAKILEVLE from the coding sequence ATGGCATTAGTGCAAAAACCAAGAAGTAGGTTTTTAAGAATCCAGTGTCCAGATTGCGGAACAGAACAGATAATATTTGGATGTCCAGCAACAGTTGTAAAATGCATAACATGCGGGAAAACCCTTGCTGAACCAAAAGCTTCAAAAGGATTAATTAAAGCAAAAATATTAGAAGTTTTAGAATAA
- a CDS encoding permease — protein MDIVGILSHATNVGIQTLVDYLNINRTIALIIAFFMAGGISSMINKNFIIKYFGPETPKYISYMVSSVSGCLLAVCSCTILPLFAGIYRRGAGIGPATTFLFSGPAINVLAIFYSAALLGWDIGFTRAFFAIIMSILIGLLMAFIFKSDEKKRNFRIGKAEHISNRPGYQTIIFFLIQLAMLLIITASPKLIPVLSIPVYGGILIKHILTAILVVILAISVKKWFKSEETKAWFKETFTLGKIVFPLLIFGVAVAGIIKAFVPPEYVSQYVGGNTIMANFIASFIGALMYFATLTEVPIIKSLMELGMGVGPAMALLIAGPSLSIPTVLTISRILGSKKALTYLGIVVVFSTIAGVITGIVL, from the coding sequence ATGGACATAGTTGGAATATTATCCCATGCAACAAATGTGGGAATTCAAACACTTGTGGATTACCTAAATATAAATAGAACTATAGCTCTTATAATAGCGTTTTTTATGGCAGGGGGCATATCTTCCATGATAAATAAAAATTTTATAATAAAATATTTTGGACCAGAAACTCCAAAATATATATCATATATGGTATCATCTGTGAGTGGATGCCTTCTCGCAGTGTGTTCATGCACAATTCTTCCGTTATTTGCAGGAATATATCGAAGAGGTGCAGGAATAGGCCCTGCTACAACATTTTTATTCTCAGGACCTGCTATAAATGTGCTTGCCATATTTTATTCTGCGGCACTTCTTGGATGGGATATTGGATTTACAAGGGCATTTTTTGCAATAATAATGTCCATATTAATTGGGTTATTGATGGCATTTATCTTCAAATCAGATGAAAAAAAGAGAAATTTCAGAATTGGAAAGGCAGAGCATATATCAAACAGACCGGGATATCAAACCATAATATTCTTCCTTATACAGCTTGCCATGCTGTTAATAATAACGGCCTCACCAAAGTTGATACCTGTACTTAGTATCCCAGTCTATGGGGGAATTTTAATCAAACATATATTAACTGCAATATTGGTGGTTATTTTAGCAATATCTGTTAAAAAATGGTTTAAATCTGAGGAAACAAAGGCATGGTTTAAAGAAACATTTACTCTTGGTAAAATCGTGTTCCCGCTGTTAATATTTGGTGTAGCAGTTGCGGGTATAATAAAGGCATTTGTTCCACCAGAGTATGTTAGTCAGTATGTCGGTGGAAACACTATAATGGCAAACTTTATTGCATCATTTATAGGAGCTCTCATGTATTTTGCAACACTCACCGAGGTTCCGATTATAAAGTCACTGATGGAGCTTGGTATGGGGGTTGGTCCAGCAATGGCATTACTTATTGCAGGTCCAAGCCTCAGTATTCCAACAGTTCTCACAATTTCAAGAATATTGGGTTCTAAAAAAGCATTAACCTATCTTGGAATTGTGGTAGTATTTTCAACTATTGCAGGAGTAATTACTGGAATAGTCTTGTAA
- a CDS encoding HAD family hydrolase: MINIPNYKNINAKTVVFDLNGTLAEDGIVDYETKKLLHKLNKMYNIVVLTADTFGTIKKEFEGYDDITIEIIKNTEEKMNKAKKYTPYIGIGNGNNDVEMLKNAELGIAVIGKEGCSVKALLSSDIVVNDIKDAINLLLNEKRLIATLRK; encoded by the coding sequence ATGATAAACATTCCAAATTACAAAAATATAAATGCTAAAACTGTTGTTTTTGATTTAAACGGCACTCTTGCAGAAGATGGAATAGTAGATTATGAAACAAAGAAGCTCCTACATAAATTGAATAAAATGTATAATATAGTTGTGCTAACAGCAGACACATTTGGAACTATAAAAAAGGAATTTGAAGGATATGATGATATAACTATTGAAATAATAAAAAATACCGAAGAAAAAATGAATAAAGCAAAAAAATATACCCCGTATATAGGAATAGGCAATGGAAACAATGATGTAGAAATGCTAAAAAATGCTGAACTTGGAATAGCAGTAATTGGAAAAGAAGGTTGCAGTGTTAAAGCCTTGTTATCTTCAGATATTGTTGTAAATGATATAAAAGATGCTATAAATCTACTGTTAAATGAAAAAAGGCTGATAGCAACACTTAGAAAGTAA
- a CDS encoding V4R domain-containing protein, giving the protein MKRLRDYLELSFEEIYTVDRPTLGRNADVSLIRALILSIIRYLGFNAASKLYHAGMYFGGELGVSSIDDMKEIFKELGIGIINIVSTEPMVIRIEECVECSGLPNIGKPVCYFDAGVIAGCLEGILGSEVKVVEKNAVLWGMTIANLRYIHYQIKYCKIIL; this is encoded by the coding sequence ATGAAAAGACTAAGGGATTACTTAGAACTGAGTTTTGAAGAGATATATACCGTAGATAGACCTACATTAGGAAGGAATGCAGATGTTTCATTGATTAGAGCACTCATACTTTCAATTATACGATATCTAGGATTTAATGCGGCATCCAAGTTATATCATGCAGGAATGTATTTTGGAGGAGAGCTCGGGGTTAGTTCAATAGATGATATGAAAGAAATTTTTAAGGAATTAGGTATTGGAATTATAAACATAGTTAGCACAGAACCGATGGTAATTAGGATTGAAGAATGTGTTGAATGCTCAGGACTACCCAATATAGGTAAGCCTGTATGTTATTTTGATGCAGGAGTTATAGCAGGATGTTTAGAAGGCATACTTGGCAGTGAAGTTAAAGTTGTAGAAAAAAATGCTGTGCTATGGGGGATGACTATTGCGAATTTGAGGTATATACATTACCAAATTAAATATTGTAAAATAATATTGTAG
- a CDS encoding DNA polymerase sliding clamp, whose protein sequence is MFKATINAKDFKKIIDATSNLVDEICFEVDENGIKANAMDPSHVALVSVNIPKDTFEEYISDVHDIGVDLEALKKIMGRAKSNEKLTLELDEEKNKLNLILKNDAVRKFSVSLYDVSSTNLKVPDIEYPNEVMIKAGAFVEALKDAELVNDHVSLKISEDGKFIIFSKGDINQSETIYDNNSESILDLKITESSKSTFNLAYLKDITKATSSDDILHIYLGSDMPVKIEYNIGNAKILFLLAPRIET, encoded by the coding sequence ATGTTTAAAGCCACAATTAATGCTAAGGATTTTAAAAAAATTATAGATGCAACAAGTAATTTAGTAGATGAAATTTGTTTTGAGGTGGATGAAAATGGCATAAAAGCCAACGCCATGGACCCATCTCATGTTGCATTGGTAAGTGTAAATATTCCAAAGGATACCTTTGAAGAATATATTTCCGATGTCCATGATATAGGAGTTGATTTAGAAGCCCTTAAAAAAATAATGGGACGAGCAAAATCTAATGAAAAGCTCACATTGGAGTTAGATGAAGAAAAAAATAAATTAAACCTTATTCTTAAAAATGACGCTGTAAGGAAATTTTCAGTTTCACTTTATGATGTGAGCTCTACAAATCTTAAAGTTCCCGACATAGAATATCCCAATGAAGTAATGATTAAAGCAGGTGCATTTGTAGAAGCTTTAAAAGATGCGGAATTAGTAAATGACCATGTTTCTTTAAAAATAAGTGAAGATGGTAAGTTTATAATATTCTCAAAAGGAGATATAAACCAGAGCGAGACCATATATGATAACAACAGTGAATCCATATTGGATTTAAAAATTACAGAATCTTCAAAGAGCACATTTAATTTAGCTTATTTAAAAGATATTACAAAGGCTACATCATCAGATGACATTTTGCATATATATCTTGGTTCCGATATGCCTGTAAAAATAGAATATAATATAGGAAACGCAAAAATACTATTCCTCCTTGCTCCAAGGATAGAGACATAA
- the rnz gene encoding ribonuclease Z yields the protein MKIVFLGTGAAVPTKNRNHSSIGLKFDGEILLFDCGEGAQRQMIYTDISPMKINNIFITHLHGDHILGLPGLLQSIGFNGRTEPINIYGPPETKETIENILKIGYHSINFNIKVYELSTKNPMKIKDTEKYEIYSYPMNHSVPTVGYIFREKKKPQLNLKKAIELGVEVGPNLKRLKDGYPIKIKNGKIIYPEDVLLPPKKGICIGYSGDTTPLEDFGEFLKSLGCNILIHEATFDSSKKDNALETMHSTIGDAVNIAKIAGVTELILTHISARYDDKMDDYINEVNSLNAENNNLNITIAEDFMKYPLKSKNK from the coding sequence ATGAAAATTGTTTTTTTAGGAACTGGGGCAGCTGTTCCTACAAAGAATAGGAACCATTCATCAATAGGCCTTAAATTTGATGGAGAAATATTATTATTCGACTGTGGTGAAGGAGCTCAGAGGCAGATGATATATACCGATATATCTCCTATGAAAATAAATAATATATTCATTACTCATCTTCATGGAGACCATATTTTAGGACTTCCTGGACTTCTCCAATCAATAGGATTTAACGGAAGAACTGAACCGATTAATATATATGGACCTCCTGAAACAAAGGAAACTATTGAGAATATTTTAAAAATAGGATATCATTCAATAAATTTTAATATAAAAGTTTATGAGTTATCCACTAAAAATCCGATGAAAATAAAAGACACTGAAAAATACGAGATATATAGCTATCCGATGAATCATTCAGTTCCAACCGTAGGATATATTTTTAGAGAAAAGAAAAAACCACAGTTAAATTTAAAAAAAGCCATCGAGTTGGGCGTAGAAGTGGGTCCAAATTTGAAAAGATTAAAGGATGGATATCCCATAAAAATAAAGAATGGAAAAATAATATATCCCGAAGATGTTCTTCTTCCACCAAAAAAAGGTATTTGCATAGGATACAGTGGAGACACAACACCACTTGAAGACTTTGGAGAATTTTTAAAATCATTGGGTTGTAATATATTAATTCATGAGGCTACTTTTGATAGTTCTAAAAAAGATAATGCCTTAGAAACCATGCATTCAACAATAGGGGATGCTGTGAATATTGCAAAAATCGCGGGAGTTACGGAGCTCATACTTACACATATATCAGCAAGGTATGATGACAAAATGGATGATTATATAAATGAGGTTAATAGTCTTAATGCGGAAAATAATAATCTTAATATTACTATTGCTGAGGATTTTATGAAGTATCCTTTGAAATCAAAGAATAAATAA
- a CDS encoding 50S ribosomal protein L44e: MKMKKKVKRYCPYCKKHTIHTVERAKKRKASELTWGQRQFRRVTAGYGGYPRPLPSGAKPVKKLDLRYKCSECGKMHERSNGGFRARILELIE, translated from the coding sequence ATGAAGATGAAAAAGAAGGTAAAAAGATATTGTCCATACTGTAAAAAACATACAATTCATACAGTAGAAAGAGCAAAAAAGAGAAAAGCAAGTGAATTAACATGGGGTCAAAGACAGTTTAGAAGAGTCACTGCTGGGTATGGAGGTTATCCAAGACCTTTACCAAGTGGAGCTAAACCTGTTAAGAAATTGGATTTAAGATACAAATGTTCAGAATGCGGAAAAATGCATGAAAGAAGCAACGGTGGATTTAGAGCAAGAATCCTTGAATTGATAGAATAA
- a CDS encoding pyruvate kinase alpha/beta domain-containing protein, producing MIEKAITYFEKAGAQNTEETLKLAIERAKELHIKDIVVASSYGDTAKKLLDMVEIENLDLNVVVISYHQGFHGEDVITMSEETMNELRERGAKVFMGAHALSGVERAISNKFGGAYPVEIIAHTLRTFGHGLKVCYEITLMAADAGLIKTKNEVIAIGGRSRGADTAVVIKPANLNNFFNIELRELICMPRDKKKPDEE from the coding sequence ATCATAGAAAAAGCAATTACATACTTTGAAAAGGCAGGAGCTCAGAACACAGAAGAAACTTTAAAATTAGCCATTGAAAGAGCCAAGGAGTTACATATAAAAGATATTGTTGTGGCATCATCCTACGGGGATACGGCAAAAAAGCTATTGGATATGGTGGAAATTGAAAATCTCGATTTGAATGTGGTTGTAATTTCATATCACCAAGGATTCCATGGAGAGGATGTAATTACCATGAGTGAAGAAACCATGAATGAATTAAGGGAAAGAGGAGCAAAGGTATTTATGGGAGCTCATGCATTAAGTGGTGTTGAAAGGGCAATATCCAATAAGTTTGGAGGAGCATATCCTGTTGAGATAATTGCCCACACACTTAGAACATTTGGTCATGGATTAAAGGTTTGCTATGAAATTACATTAATGGCAGCAGATGCTGGATTAATTAAAACAAAAAACGAAGTAATAGCGATAGGTGGAAGAAGCAGAGGAGCCGATACAGCAGTAGTAATTAAACCTGCGAATTTAAACAACTTCTTTAATATCGAACTAAGGGAGCTCATCTGTATGCCGAGGGACAAAAAGAAACCCGATGAGGAATAA
- a CDS encoding MTH895/ArsE family thioredoxin-like protein, which yields MLIRVFGTGCPKCNETYENVKKAVEELGIDAEVVKVSDINEISEWIFVTPGIAFDDLVVFEGKIPTVEEVKKELEDYIK from the coding sequence ATGTTGATTAGAGTATTTGGAACAGGATGTCCAAAATGTAATGAAACTTATGAAAATGTAAAAAAAGCTGTTGAAGAATTGGGTATTGATGCCGAGGTTGTAAAAGTTAGCGATATAAATGAAATATCTGAATGGATTTTCGTAACTCCTGGTATAGCTTTTGATGATTTAGTAGTATTTGAAGGAAAAATACCCACTGTTGAAGAGGTAAAAAAAGAATTAGAAGATTATATAAAATGA